A section of the Petrimonas sulfuriphila genome encodes:
- a CDS encoding endonuclease/exonuclease/phosphatase family protein, whose protein sequence is MKTTILLLIFFLTLFHSGAQPVSLQEGNRFPQRENTRRIMSYNIHHGRGMDDTVDIERIGKLILAVNPEVVGLQEVDSMTNRSGNIDIIRLLSEQTGMYATFGYSILHDGGKYGNGMLTREKPAAVKKIDLPGATEARTALIVELEKYVVVNTHLSLTGEERLQSVKIITEAVSGYNKPVFLIGDLNATPDSAPIEFLRKGWQILSNPKQPTSPSVNPLNTIDYIFGYTAKGETYARYKAEVVDEPVASDHRPLFADIRLKTPASEVMRTIPYLQNPGSDEMTVMWLTHVPARSWVEYGTDSTRLQRVRPFLEGVMVANNKIHRVHLSGLRPGTKYYYRVVSQEITRYSSYYKEFGDTVRSDLKTFTTWNDKARDFRVIVYNDLHSNMTMFHKLHALVEEKPYDLVIFNGDCFDDVEVEGDIVNRLLAYTPRIKSDEVPSVFIRGNHETRGEYSLHLWDYLGRMRGRSYSAFSLGDTRFVLLDCGEDKPDSHEVYYGMNDFTQHRIDQANFLKEELESGAFTQATKRILIHHIPIFGVNPGSFSPCSDLWIPVLKGAPFDISLNAHTHRFRVIEKGEVGNNFPVIIGGGNKEPDGTVMVLEKKGDRLTVEVINASGERLLKRVLPVTD, encoded by the coding sequence ATGAAAACAACGATCCTTTTACTGATCTTCTTCCTCACCCTCTTTCACAGCGGGGCACAACCCGTTTCTCTGCAGGAGGGCAACCGATTTCCCCAGAGGGAAAACACCCGCAGGATCATGAGTTACAACATCCACCACGGCAGGGGAATGGACGACACAGTCGATATCGAACGCATCGGAAAACTGATCCTCGCTGTCAACCCGGAAGTGGTCGGCCTGCAGGAGGTGGACAGCATGACGAACAGGAGCGGCAACATCGATATTATCCGGCTGCTCTCCGAGCAGACCGGGATGTACGCTACCTTCGGCTACTCGATCCTGCACGACGGAGGAAAATACGGCAACGGCATGCTGACTCGGGAAAAACCGGCGGCGGTGAAGAAAATCGACCTGCCCGGAGCCACTGAAGCCCGCACAGCGCTCATCGTAGAACTTGAAAAGTATGTGGTGGTCAACACCCACCTTTCCCTCACCGGGGAAGAGCGACTGCAATCGGTAAAAATCATCACCGAAGCCGTGAGCGGCTACAACAAACCGGTCTTCCTGATCGGGGATTTGAACGCAACCCCCGACTCGGCCCCCATCGAATTCCTGAGAAAAGGATGGCAGATACTTTCCAACCCCAAACAACCCACCTCACCCTCAGTCAATCCGCTCAACACGATCGATTATATATTTGGATACACAGCCAAAGGAGAGACCTACGCCAGGTACAAGGCCGAGGTGGTGGATGAACCGGTGGCATCCGACCACCGTCCCCTGTTCGCCGATATACGCCTCAAGACACCTGCATCGGAGGTGATGCGTACCATCCCTTACCTGCAAAATCCGGGAAGCGACGAGATGACCGTTATGTGGCTTACCCATGTTCCGGCGCGAAGCTGGGTGGAATACGGTACCGACAGTACCCGCCTGCAACGGGTGCGCCCCTTCCTCGAAGGAGTGATGGTAGCAAACAACAAGATCCACCGCGTACACCTGAGCGGCCTCCGCCCTGGCACGAAGTACTATTACCGGGTTGTCTCGCAGGAAATCACCCGCTATTCCAGTTACTATAAGGAGTTCGGTGATACGGTCCGGTCCGACCTGAAAACGTTTACCACCTGGAACGATAAAGCGCGGGATTTCCGGGTTATCGTCTACAACGACCTCCACAGCAACATGACGATGTTCCACAAGTTGCACGCGCTGGTAGAGGAGAAGCCGTACGATCTGGTTATCTTCAACGGCGATTGCTTCGATGACGTGGAAGTCGAGGGAGATATCGTGAACCGGCTGCTCGCCTACACGCCCCGCATTAAAAGCGATGAGGTGCCCTCCGTCTTTATTCGGGGGAACCACGAAACACGGGGCGAATACTCCCTACACCTGTGGGATTACCTCGGGAGAATGAGAGGCCGTTCCTACAGTGCTTTTTCCCTGGGGGACACCCGCTTTGTCCTTCTTGACTGCGGGGAAGACAAACCCGACAGCCACGAGGTCTATTACGGCATGAACGACTTCACGCAACACCGGATCGATCAGGCCAACTTTCTGAAAGAGGAACTGGAGTCCGGAGCCTTTACCCAAGCAACCAAACGGATACTGATCCACCACATTCCCATTTTCGGGGTGAACCCCGGCAGCTTTTCGCCCTGCTCCGACCTCTGGATACCGGTACTGAAAGGTGCACCGTTCGATATCTCCCTCAATGCCCATACTCACCGCTTCCGGGTGATCGAGAAAGGCGAAGTGGGAAATAACTTTCCCGTCATCATCGGAGGAGGGAACAAGGAGCCCGATGGCACGGTGATGGTCCTCGAGAAGAAAGGTGACAGGCTGACCGTTGAAGTGATCAATGCCTCGGGGGAGAGATTGCTGAAAAGAGTGCTCCCGGTAACCGACTAG
- a CDS encoding DUF4091 domain-containing protein gives MKDPTNDTLSDWSHVTAGLHASFISVDDKLPKSVAPEITLVNNVKISGWKGEKVSAQLLLWTAEDIDQVEYAFNDFKTEGNSLPASVAQARFVRYVMTDEFGPGCGHRQPGDFPASLAPDMLDNLECFNLDAKTVRPLWITFDIPSDVTAGNYKGELTIYARGQSPHNFEIELEIVDRLLPEPSEWSYHLDLWQHPSAVARVHNLELWSDAHFEKMKPLMQMLADAGQKVITATLNKDPWNNQCFDAYADMIVWTKNKDRSWSFDYTVFDRWVQFMMDLGINKMINCYSLLTWNNQLHYNDMEKGELVTVELKAQSKEYEELWGVFLKDFTRHLREKGWLEKTNIAMDERGPADMKAALRVLELYAPELGVSLADNHKSYREYPWIKDICVGAGNKVSREEIEARRAKGLITTYYVCCADKFPNMFTFSPSAESVYAAWYAAALDLDGFLRWAYNSWVENPLTDSRFRTWPAGDTYFVYPDARSSIRFERLVEGIQDAEKIRVLRKKYTGENTPESLKKLAQLEEAIAGFGTLEPSSDWQKRLSDAKRLLNTL, from the coding sequence ATGAAAGACCCCACCAACGACACCCTGTCCGACTGGTCGCACGTAACTGCGGGATTGCACGCCTCGTTCATCTCTGTTGATGACAAACTGCCCAAATCCGTGGCACCGGAGATCACCCTCGTCAACAACGTGAAAATTTCCGGATGGAAAGGCGAGAAAGTGTCCGCCCAACTGCTGCTCTGGACTGCCGAGGATATCGACCAGGTAGAGTACGCGTTTAACGACTTCAAGACTGAAGGGAACAGCCTGCCCGCATCTGTAGCACAAGCCCGGTTCGTCCGTTATGTCATGACCGATGAGTTCGGCCCGGGCTGCGGGCACCGCCAACCGGGCGACTTCCCTGCTTCGCTGGCGCCGGACATGCTGGATAACCTGGAATGCTTTAACCTGGATGCAAAAACCGTCAGGCCGCTATGGATCACCTTTGACATCCCTTCCGATGTTACGGCCGGAAACTACAAGGGAGAACTTACCATCTACGCCCGGGGCCAGTCACCCCATAATTTCGAGATCGAACTGGAAATCGTTGACCGGCTGTTGCCCGAGCCGTCAGAATGGAGCTACCACCTCGACCTGTGGCAGCACCCGTCAGCCGTAGCCCGTGTACACAACCTGGAGCTGTGGAGCGACGCCCATTTCGAGAAAATGAAACCGTTGATGCAGATGCTGGCCGATGCGGGACAAAAAGTGATTACTGCTACCCTGAACAAGGACCCCTGGAACAACCAGTGCTTTGATGCGTATGCCGACATGATTGTCTGGACGAAGAACAAAGACCGGAGCTGGAGTTTCGACTATACCGTTTTCGACCGTTGGGTACAGTTCATGATGGATCTGGGCATCAATAAGATGATCAACTGCTACTCTCTCCTTACCTGGAATAACCAGCTGCACTACAACGATATGGAGAAAGGCGAGCTGGTTACCGTAGAGCTGAAGGCGCAGTCGAAAGAGTATGAAGAGCTGTGGGGAGTGTTCCTGAAAGACTTTACCCGTCACCTCCGGGAAAAGGGATGGCTGGAAAAGACCAATATCGCGATGGACGAACGTGGGCCTGCCGATATGAAGGCAGCCCTTAGAGTGTTGGAACTCTATGCACCCGAGCTGGGTGTTTCGCTTGCGGATAATCACAAGAGTTACCGCGAATATCCGTGGATAAAAGATATTTGCGTGGGTGCCGGCAACAAGGTAAGCCGTGAAGAGATCGAGGCACGAAGAGCAAAAGGGCTTATCACCACTTACTACGTCTGTTGTGCCGATAAATTTCCCAACATGTTTACTTTCTCCCCTTCGGCAGAATCGGTATACGCAGCCTGGTATGCGGCTGCCCTCGATTTAGACGGATTCCTGCGCTGGGCCTATAACTCCTGGGTAGAGAACCCGCTGACCGACTCCCGTTTCCGGACCTGGCCGGCAGGAGACACCTATTTCGTGTATCCCGATGCCCGAAGCTCCATCCGGTTTGAACGACTGGTGGAAGGGATTCAGGACGCGGAAAAAATCCGGGTACTGCGGAAAAAGTACACCGGAGAGAACACGCCCGAATCCCTGAAGAAGCTGGCGCAGCTAGAAGAGGCGATTGCCGGGTTCGGCACGCTGGAACCTTCAAGCGACTGGCAGAAGAGATTGAGCGACGCCAAGAGGTTGCTGAACACGCTTTAG
- a CDS encoding OsmC family protein: MEELTFRVKAHSENPTKTVVKARTFKMIIDEPTDLGGTNDGPNPVEYVLAALSGCLNVMCHIVAQEMNIKLKGVEIKISGALNPEKLFGKETENRAGYKSIHVEIKPDTDTDKDTLQKWIQTVEARCPVSDNLTNPTPVHIALA; this comes from the coding sequence ATGGAAGAATTAACATTCCGCGTAAAAGCGCACAGTGAAAATCCCACAAAAACTGTGGTAAAAGCGAGAACTTTTAAGATGATTATAGACGAACCTACCGATCTGGGAGGAACAAACGATGGCCCAAACCCGGTTGAATACGTGTTGGCCGCTTTATCCGGTTGCCTTAACGTCATGTGCCATATTGTGGCCCAGGAAATGAATATAAAACTCAAGGGAGTAGAAATAAAAATATCGGGAGCATTGAATCCGGAGAAATTGTTTGGAAAAGAGACCGAAAATCGTGCGGGTTATAAATCGATACATGTAGAAATCAAGCCCGACACCGATACCGATAAAGATACATTACAGAAATGGATACAAACGGTTGAAGCACGTTGTCCGGTTAGCGATAACCTGACTAATCCTACACCGGTACATATAGCTTTGGCATAA
- a CDS encoding transposase produces the protein MDKTSILNQYRGICSDVLGELATKLNKSFKSFLMETLILYLVIPGRINFLQLGRYGKSCEQRFRQNFSKDFDWLEFNLSLSDRVLTGDRKAIAIDPSYISKSGKNTPWIGYFWSGAAGQAKRGLEILGVGLIDIDNKDCISLQAVQTPDRQTLESREANLIDWYLLVLESMQEKLHRASRHVVADAYFAKNNFVMGLQEMKFDLVSRFRDDAALYYPTLQKPTGKKGRPKLYDGKIDLANLDTTRVQKINIDNGDLYTLVAYSKSLKQMVRLVIWYFKDGKKPKLFFSTNPEMSGKDVIEFYRTRFQIEFCFRDAKGFTGLMQSQARDVAKLSFNFNASLTSVNLAKVLAKERGIPFSMASCKTMIHNAYLLERFICVSGIKPNRRLNDKLVKELIEFAAIAA, from the coding sequence ATGGATAAAACCAGCATACTTAACCAATATAGAGGTATCTGTAGTGATGTTCTTGGTGAACTAGCTACGAAGTTAAACAAAAGTTTCAAATCATTCCTTATGGAGACGCTTATTTTGTATCTGGTCATTCCCGGGAGGATTAATTTCCTACAATTAGGGAGATATGGCAAGTCGTGTGAACAGCGATTCCGCCAGAACTTCTCGAAGGATTTTGATTGGCTGGAGTTTAACTTATCCTTGTCTGATAGGGTATTAACCGGAGACCGCAAGGCCATTGCCATTGATCCCAGTTATATATCCAAATCAGGAAAGAATACCCCTTGGATTGGTTACTTCTGGTCGGGTGCAGCCGGTCAGGCGAAAAGAGGATTGGAAATCCTGGGTGTTGGCCTTATCGACATTGACAACAAGGATTGCATCAGTCTACAGGCGGTTCAGACCCCGGACCGTCAAACCCTGGAGAGTCGCGAGGCCAACCTGATCGACTGGTACCTGCTGGTCCTTGAATCGATGCAGGAGAAACTCCATCGGGCAAGCCGTCACGTGGTTGCCGATGCCTACTTCGCAAAGAACAACTTCGTTATGGGTCTGCAAGAGATGAAGTTTGACCTGGTCAGCCGTTTCAGGGATGACGCCGCACTCTATTATCCAACACTGCAAAAACCAACCGGAAAGAAAGGCAGGCCTAAACTCTACGACGGGAAGATTGACTTGGCCAACCTGGATACAACCAGAGTGCAAAAGATCAACATTGACAACGGTGATCTCTACACCCTGGTAGCCTATTCCAAATCACTTAAACAGATGGTCAGGCTTGTCATCTGGTATTTCAAAGATGGGAAAAAACCAAAACTGTTCTTCTCTACCAATCCTGAGATGAGTGGAAAAGATGTCATAGAATTTTACCGCACCCGTTTTCAGATCGAGTTTTGCTTCAGGGATGCCAAAGGCTTCACCGGACTGATGCAATCGCAGGCAAGGGACGTGGCAAAGCTATCGTTCAACTTTAATGCATCACTTACCTCAGTCAACCTGGCAAAGGTACTGGCAAAGGAGAGAGGCATCCCCTTTTCGATGGCATCATGTAAAACAATGATACACAATGCCTACTTGCTTGAACGATTTATTTGCGTGTCTGGCATTAAACCGAACAGAAGATTAAATGATAAACTTGTCAAGGAACTCATTGAGTTTGCAGCCATTGCTGCGTGA
- a CDS encoding tyrosine-type recombinase/integrase: MANVNFEYRSKKTPANLNLRFTHKVKDEFISIRAQIDDPKSKCNIEKSFWQDCKAGRNFRDTDKANRKTELEAELKSLEKHVLSAYEEAKEINRDWLKGAIKSYYNPPKEEIIPTTLLAYFEYYLNVRSRKLKQNIANWKKHVSIKNMVINFIEYQREEKGFPSDDIQIKQVDDEFVHLWTEYGINQNYEVSTIKKGFNIIKTVLKHAKHHNGIELNRAFDFLKIDLESDELPKIWLTFEELKKIETVTGLNENQETARDWLIISCYTGQRVSDFMRFNDSMVKKRGKVEFIEFKQVKTGKQMAVPILPEVKAILDKRGGKFPKRLTAQKYNNFVKEVCLRAGITNKMKGKITKVLPDGKIRGVIGTYKKHELITSHVGRRSFATNYYGRVPTAYIKTITGHATEAMLLKYIGKADPGAEQDIYKAFTAKTPR, from the coding sequence ATGGCAAACGTAAATTTTGAATATCGCTCAAAAAAAACACCTGCAAATTTAAATTTGAGATTCACTCACAAAGTTAAAGATGAGTTTATTTCAATAAGGGCTCAAATTGATGACCCAAAGAGCAAATGCAATATTGAAAAATCATTCTGGCAGGATTGTAAAGCAGGCAGGAATTTCAGAGACACCGATAAAGCAAACAGAAAAACCGAACTGGAAGCCGAGTTAAAGAGCCTCGAAAAACACGTTTTAAGCGCTTATGAGGAAGCCAAAGAGATTAACAGGGATTGGCTCAAAGGTGCAATTAAAAGCTATTACAACCCACCTAAAGAGGAAATAATACCAACAACGCTACTGGCATACTTTGAGTATTACTTAAACGTAAGAAGCCGTAAGCTAAAACAGAATATTGCTAATTGGAAAAAGCATGTATCAATAAAAAACATGGTTATTAATTTCATTGAGTATCAAAGAGAGGAAAAAGGTTTTCCAAGTGATGACATTCAGATTAAACAGGTAGATGATGAGTTTGTCCACTTATGGACCGAGTACGGCATCAACCAGAATTATGAAGTCTCAACTATTAAGAAAGGGTTTAACATCATTAAAACCGTTCTAAAGCACGCAAAACATCATAATGGCATTGAGCTAAATCGTGCATTTGATTTTCTCAAAATAGATTTAGAGAGTGATGAACTGCCAAAGATATGGTTAACCTTTGAGGAGCTCAAAAAGATAGAAACCGTAACAGGATTAAATGAAAACCAAGAGACAGCCAGAGACTGGCTTATTATTTCATGCTACACAGGGCAAAGAGTAAGCGACTTCATGCGGTTTAATGATAGTATGGTTAAAAAAAGAGGCAAAGTAGAGTTTATAGAGTTTAAGCAAGTTAAGACTGGTAAACAAATGGCAGTGCCAATTTTGCCAGAGGTTAAAGCCATACTGGATAAGAGAGGCGGTAAATTTCCAAAACGATTGACAGCCCAAAAGTATAACAATTTTGTAAAAGAGGTTTGTTTAAGAGCAGGCATCACTAATAAGATGAAAGGTAAGATTACAAAGGTTTTACCAGATGGGAAAATTAGAGGGGTTATAGGTACCTACAAAAAACATGAGCTGATAACATCGCACGTAGGCAGACGCTCATTTGCTACTAACTACTATGGCAGAGTACCAACTGCATACATTAAGACCATTACAGGGCACGCAACCGAAGCGATGTTATTAAAATACATCGGCAAAGCAGACCCTGGCGCAGAACAAGACATTTACAAAGCATTTACAGCCAAAACCCCAAGGTAA
- a CDS encoding AAA family ATPase, which produces MQDNNNFVELLGADIAKNEQLLKEQPIIAPQPYNGADFGYNKGLSDEQIQEIAKASKLDLKTDAEKPPHCLWIDGQPVFGLGDSSTTIGKAKSRKTFATGLLVASLVGNTDIQGRIRGGLPEDKRTVILFDTEQSSYYAQRSARRIYGLLDKNYYHDTLPNFHVYSLRPFTPQERLQIIEYLIYNTPNLGFVVIDGIRDLITSINDEEQATMITSKLLKWSTERMIHINCILHMNKGDNNARGHVGTELMNKSLTVLGVNKLEKNEDYSTIEPIATRDREFKPIVFGIDEEGLPYILSDNDADALKTETGREKAKQPTDWDNEQHAGILERMFTKEPQMKYGDFVLAVENAYDIVEKRAKNFVAHFKSEGLVKWEKKGNATIYSMV; this is translated from the coding sequence ATGCAAGATAATAACAACTTTGTAGAGCTTCTGGGGGCTGATATTGCTAAGAATGAACAGCTACTCAAAGAACAGCCAATAATCGCACCACAGCCGTATAATGGGGCTGATTTTGGATACAATAAGGGGCTATCTGATGAGCAGATACAGGAAATTGCAAAAGCCTCAAAGCTGGATTTAAAAACTGATGCGGAAAAACCACCTCACTGTTTATGGATTGACGGACAGCCAGTTTTTGGATTAGGAGACTCTTCCACCACAATAGGTAAAGCAAAGAGCCGTAAAACCTTTGCGACAGGTTTACTTGTAGCCTCACTTGTAGGTAATACGGACATACAGGGCAGAATAAGAGGAGGATTGCCAGAGGATAAACGAACGGTTATCCTATTTGATACTGAACAAAGCAGTTACTATGCTCAAAGGAGTGCAAGGCGTATTTATGGACTACTGGATAAAAATTATTATCATGATACATTACCAAACTTTCATGTTTACTCACTAAGACCATTTACACCACAAGAAAGACTTCAGATAATTGAATATCTGATTTACAATACCCCAAATTTGGGATTTGTGGTTATAGATGGGATTCGCGACTTAATAACCTCAATAAATGATGAGGAGCAAGCCACCATGATAACCAGTAAGCTACTTAAATGGAGCACTGAAAGAATGATACATATTAATTGCATCCTTCACATGAACAAGGGTGACAATAATGCACGTGGACACGTAGGCACTGAATTAATGAATAAGAGTTTGACGGTTTTAGGGGTGAATAAATTAGAAAAGAATGAGGATTATTCAACAATTGAGCCAATAGCTACCAGAGACAGGGAGTTTAAACCTATTGTTTTTGGCATTGATGAGGAGGGATTGCCTTACATTTTATCTGATAATGATGCTGATGCACTTAAAACAGAGACAGGCAGGGAAAAAGCTAAACAGCCGACCGATTGGGATAACGAACAGCACGCAGGCATACTTGAACGGATGTTCACAAAGGAGCCTCAAATGAAATACGGTGATTTTGTTCTGGCGGTTGAAAATGCTTATGATATTGTAGAGAAGAGAGCAAAAAATTTTGTTGCACACTTTAAAAGCGAGGGTTTAGTCAAATGGGAAAAAAAGGGAAATGCTACAATATACTCAATGGTTTAA
- a CDS encoding sulfatase, with protein MKKYNTVIRTTWAGIGSLALLTACQNKNEEPRQPNIIYIMSDDHAYQAISAYGYGLNRTPNIDRLAKEGALFTRSTVTNSISAPSRAVLLTGKHSFVNGKVDNVQPFDWDQPNFPKLMQANGYQTAMIGKIHLDGIPQGFDFSMVLPGQGQYYNPDFLINGKKIRKEGYCTDIITEATLDWLKNKRDPGKPFCVLYHQKAPHRNWQPAPEYLNLFDDVTFEPPSTFFDNYEGRGRAAKEQEMQVHGHATWGHDFKMIVDPQGDSTGFHRELERFTPQQREKWLAAYTPKNEAFKASYPHLTDEQIARWKYNRYIKDYLRTIQSVDDGVGQLLDYLEEAGLSENTIVVYTSDQGFYLGEHGWFDKRFMYEESFRTPLLIRYPKEIRPGTVVDKLVQNLDFAPTLLDYAGITPPEEMQGETFRELVAGKTDEWRDAVYYTYYEYPSVHMVKRHYGVATERYKLMHFYYDIDEWELYDLHTDPMELRNVYNDPGYAGVRETMHKKLEELRRQYGDSDELDKKFLKEYLEHQN; from the coding sequence ATGAAAAAGTACAACACGGTAATCCGCACAACGTGGGCCGGCATCGGCTCACTGGCCCTGCTGACCGCCTGCCAAAATAAAAACGAGGAGCCCCGGCAGCCGAACATTATTTACATCATGAGCGACGACCATGCCTATCAGGCAATCAGCGCTTACGGATACGGACTCAACCGGACACCCAATATCGACCGGCTGGCGAAGGAAGGTGCCCTGTTTACCCGATCGACCGTCACCAACTCCATCAGCGCCCCGAGTAGGGCTGTATTACTAACGGGCAAGCACAGTTTTGTCAATGGCAAGGTGGACAACGTGCAGCCGTTCGACTGGGACCAGCCCAACTTCCCGAAGCTCATGCAGGCCAACGGCTACCAGACAGCCATGATCGGTAAGATACACCTCGACGGTATCCCCCAGGGATTTGACTTCTCCATGGTGTTGCCCGGACAAGGCCAGTACTACAATCCCGACTTCCTGATCAACGGAAAGAAGATCCGAAAGGAAGGGTACTGCACCGATATCATCACCGAAGCTACCCTCGACTGGCTGAAAAACAAACGGGATCCCGGGAAGCCGTTCTGCGTGCTCTATCACCAGAAAGCACCGCATCGTAACTGGCAGCCGGCACCGGAGTACCTCAACCTCTTCGACGACGTCACCTTTGAGCCCCCCTCCACTTTCTTCGACAATTACGAAGGGCGGGGAAGGGCCGCAAAGGAGCAGGAGATGCAGGTCCACGGGCATGCTACGTGGGGGCACGATTTTAAAATGATCGTGGATCCGCAGGGCGACAGCACCGGATTTCACCGTGAGCTCGAGCGGTTTACGCCGCAGCAACGCGAAAAGTGGCTGGCAGCCTATACACCCAAAAACGAAGCGTTCAAAGCCAGTTACCCCCACCTCACCGACGAACAGATTGCCCGATGGAAGTACAACCGGTACATCAAAGATTACCTGCGCACCATCCAATCGGTGGATGACGGCGTGGGCCAGCTACTCGACTACCTGGAAGAGGCCGGGTTGTCGGAAAACACTATTGTGGTGTACACCTCCGACCAGGGATTTTACCTGGGCGAACACGGGTGGTTCGACAAGCGGTTCATGTATGAAGAATCGTTCCGGACACCGTTATTGATCCGCTATCCCAAAGAGATCAGGCCCGGCACCGTTGTCGACAAACTTGTTCAGAACCTCGATTTTGCACCTACCCTCCTCGATTATGCCGGCATCACTCCACCGGAAGAGATGCAAGGGGAAACGTTCCGGGAGCTGGTTGCCGGAAAAACCGACGAGTGGCGCGACGCGGTCTATTACACCTATTACGAGTATCCTTCGGTACACATGGTGAAGCGCCATTACGGCGTGGCTACTGAACGATACAAGCTGATGCATTTCTATTACGACATCGATGAATGGGAACTGTACGACCTGCACACGGATCCGATGGAGTTGAGGAATGTCTACAACGATCCCGGTTATGCCGGTGTGCGCGAAACGATGCACAAGAAACTGGAGGAGCTGCGGAGACAGTACGGGGATAGCGATGAGCTGGACAAAAAGTTTCTGAAAGAATACCTCGAGCATCAAAATTAA
- a CDS encoding sulfatase-like hydrolase/transferase — translation MKNHQKLLLGVLPATLGSILPAASQPEKDQAGANRPNILWISTEDFSPHLGCYGDELARTPNIDRLAAEGIRYTHVFTTAAISAPCRAGIITGMYQTSIGCMHMRTTSYRRSVENPVEFTAVPPHYVKAFTEYLRAGGYYCTNNSKTDYQFAKDPVPESIWDECGNQAHYKNRPEKDQPFFAVFNYTGTHESQNWDISRVKTNPDKVKVPPYYPDTDIVRRNLARMYDNTARLDSVVGRLLDELEKEGLADNTVVFFWGDHGDGLPRAKRWLYDSGLNIPLIIRFPGRRDAGSVNDDLISAIDLGPTVLSLSGIPVPVHMQGLPFLGPQAGAPREYVFAARDRVDESYDMMRSVRNKKYLYIQNYYPNEPFAIWVPYLNRMPIMQEVMRLNAEGKLTVHQKKWMADSRPPEELYDVEADPFQLNNLAENPEYRGVLDEMRLQQKRWREETNDMGLLNESEMIEQMWPGGKQPVTDKPYFVVNAEEDRGLKNYREGGTYTLPMSLSFYCPTQGSSIVYTTEEGDSPRWKLYAGSLRLTEGTHTIRVKAVRYGYRSSEELTGKFTILPRRNP, via the coding sequence ATGAAAAATCATCAAAAACTGTTGCTGGGTGTATTGCCGGCAACCCTGGGGAGCATCCTACCTGCAGCATCCCAACCGGAAAAAGATCAAGCCGGGGCAAACCGGCCCAATATCCTGTGGATCTCTACCGAAGATTTCAGCCCCCACCTGGGGTGTTACGGCGATGAACTGGCCAGGACCCCCAACATAGACCGGCTGGCAGCAGAGGGAATACGTTATACCCATGTGTTTACAACTGCAGCAATCAGCGCTCCCTGCAGAGCCGGCATCATAACGGGCATGTATCAGACCTCCATCGGATGCATGCACATGAGAACAACGAGCTATCGCCGCTCCGTTGAGAACCCCGTTGAGTTCACAGCGGTCCCCCCGCATTACGTCAAAGCTTTTACCGAATACCTAAGGGCAGGCGGATACTATTGCACCAACAATAGCAAGACCGACTATCAGTTTGCCAAAGATCCTGTGCCGGAAAGCATCTGGGATGAGTGCGGCAATCAGGCCCACTACAAAAACCGCCCGGAAAAAGACCAACCTTTCTTCGCAGTCTTCAACTATACGGGAACCCACGAGAGCCAGAACTGGGACATTTCACGGGTGAAGACCAATCCCGACAAGGTGAAGGTTCCTCCTTACTATCCCGATACCGACATTGTCCGGCGCAACCTTGCCAGGATGTACGACAATACCGCTCGACTCGATTCGGTCGTAGGCAGGCTGCTGGACGAACTGGAGAAAGAGGGGTTGGCGGACAATACCGTAGTCTTTTTCTGGGGAGATCACGGCGACGGACTCCCCCGGGCCAAAAGGTGGTTGTACGATTCAGGGTTAAACATCCCGCTAATCATCCGTTTTCCCGGCAGGCGGGATGCGGGATCGGTCAACGACGACCTGATCTCGGCCATCGATCTCGGCCCGACGGTTCTCTCGCTTAGCGGCATCCCCGTCCCCGTTCACATGCAGGGATTGCCCTTTCTGGGGCCACAGGCCGGAGCCCCCAGGGAGTATGTCTTCGCAGCACGCGATCGGGTGGATGAGTCGTACGACATGATGCGCTCCGTCCGCAACAAGAAATACCTCTACATCCAAAACTACTACCCCAATGAGCCTTTCGCTATTTGGGTTCCCTACCTCAACCGGATGCCGATCATGCAGGAAGTGATGCGCCTCAATGCGGAAGGCAAGCTGACCGTTCACCAGAAAAAATGGATGGCAGACAGCCGGCCGCCGGAAGAGCTCTACGATGTGGAGGCTGACCCTTTCCAATTGAACAACCTGGCCGAAAACCCGGAATACAGGGGAGTGCTCGATGAGATGCGCCTCCAACAAAAGCGGTGGAGAGAGGAAACCAACGACATGGGGTTACTCAACGAGTCGGAAATGATTGAGCAAATGTGGCCTGGCGGGAAACAACCGGTAACGGATAAGCCCTACTTCGTTGTGAATGCGGAAGAGGACCGGGGATTGAAAAACTACCGGGAAGGAGGGACCTACACACTCCCGATGTCCTTGTCGTTCTATTGCCCCACACAAGGTTCTTCCATAGTGTATACTACAGAAGAAGGCGATTCTCCTCGCTGGAAGCTGTATGCCGGGAGTCTCAGGCTGACAGAGGGGACGCATACCATCCGGGTAAAGGCCGTCAGGTACGGATACAGATCCAGTGAAGAACTGACGGGAAAATTTACGATTTTACCTCGTAGAAACCCCTGA